The following coding sequences lie in one Pontibacter sp. G13 genomic window:
- a CDS encoding DUF1800 domain-containing protein has protein sequence MKTSTTSQRIHHLLSRAGFGPKWSAWSDQKDQSVADVWKSLVKGSKKSQTLKFDMPPPLTRELRMSMSEEELRERRTKSRQDVRVLNSAWVRQMAHSDAQLREKATVFWHDHFACRLNNAEMVWQQNKLLRDHALGSFRKMLHAVAKNPAMLQFLNNQQNRKQHPNENFARELLELFTLGRGHYTEEDIQEAARAFTGWGFNPLGEFVFRYRQHDNGKKTFMGKTGNFSGEDILDMVLDNPRTAEMITEKLYRYYVSEQVDQAVIKKWARLFYESDYDILALMHTMFLSDHFYEQQHMGTHVKSPVELLIGMMRQLEMDMPDEGILMMQRVLGQILFQPPNVSGWPSGRYWLDSSSLLVRLQWPNAVILGEELRTRMKASFAGNEDVTMSKGGKFYKRMKGTIDWQSIEKELNGKQPDQRVSLLAEFLYGSSNQGPASKKLALYAKNLPGEEIPNLLSRMMCTPEYQLC, from the coding sequence ATGAAAACGTCTACCACTTCTCAACGAATTCATCATCTACTGAGCAGGGCGGGGTTTGGCCCCAAATGGTCAGCATGGTCTGATCAAAAAGACCAATCTGTCGCGGACGTCTGGAAGTCCCTCGTGAAGGGTTCCAAAAAGTCCCAAACGCTCAAATTCGACATGCCTCCTCCCTTGACTCGGGAGCTGAGAATGTCCATGTCCGAAGAAGAGCTGCGGGAACGCCGTACCAAATCACGCCAAGATGTGAGAGTGCTCAATTCGGCGTGGGTCCGACAAATGGCCCACTCGGATGCCCAACTGAGAGAAAAGGCTACGGTCTTCTGGCATGACCATTTTGCCTGCCGCCTCAACAATGCTGAAATGGTCTGGCAGCAAAACAAGCTCCTCCGAGACCATGCGCTCGGTTCCTTCCGAAAAATGCTGCATGCCGTGGCCAAAAATCCCGCCATGCTGCAATTTCTCAACAATCAGCAAAACCGAAAACAACATCCCAACGAGAATTTCGCCCGTGAACTGCTAGAGCTTTTTACGCTCGGGCGAGGCCATTACACCGAAGAAGATATTCAGGAAGCTGCAAGGGCTTTCACTGGTTGGGGATTCAATCCCCTGGGCGAATTTGTCTTCCGATATCGGCAGCATGACAATGGGAAGAAGACCTTCATGGGGAAAACAGGCAATTTCTCCGGTGAAGACATTCTCGATATGGTCCTGGACAATCCTCGGACTGCCGAGATGATCACGGAGAAATTGTATCGCTATTATGTCTCTGAGCAGGTAGATCAAGCCGTGATCAAAAAATGGGCACGCCTATTCTACGAATCCGATTATGACATTCTCGCCTTGATGCACACGATGTTTTTGTCGGATCATTTTTATGAGCAGCAGCATATGGGTACCCATGTCAAATCCCCAGTGGAATTGCTGATCGGCATGATGCGCCAGCTGGAAATGGATATGCCCGATGAGGGGATCCTCATGATGCAGCGAGTATTGGGGCAGATCTTATTTCAACCGCCGAATGTGTCGGGTTGGCCCTCTGGACGATATTGGTTGGATAGCAGCTCGCTGTTGGTTCGACTTCAATGGCCCAACGCTGTCATCTTGGGAGAAGAATTGAGGACACGTATGAAGGCGTCATTCGCGGGAAATGAGGATGTCACGATGTCTAAAGGCGGGAAATTCTATAAGCGGATGAAAGGCACCATCGATTGGCAGTCTATCGAAAAGGAGTTGAATGGCAAACAGCCCGACCAGCGGGTATCGTTATTGGCCGAATTCCTCTATGGCTCCTCCAATCAAGGCCCCGCTTCAAAGAAATTGGCCCTCTATGCCAAAAATCTACCGGGAGAAGAGATCCCCAACTTGCTGTCACGCATGATGTGTACGCCCGAATATCAACTTTGCTAA